Proteins from one Candidatus Omnitrophota bacterium genomic window:
- a CDS encoding redox-sensing transcriptional repressor Rex has product MPKTKKYIPQDTASRLSLYLRSLRMLEKKRVDVASSEDITEFLNVSSVQFRKDLSYFGGFGKRGVGYGTSALKKEIEKILGTDMEWKIAIVGTGKLGSALLGYPGFTEFNLRIAAAFDNDPERIGKVRKGIKIEDAKVMKGILKEKGIKIAILAVPADKAQEVGEELAACGVKAILNFAPVNLMLPKRIPVSNVDMASELQGLIYKLKGEHA; this is encoded by the coding sequence ATGCCCAAAACTAAAAAGTACATTCCCCAGGATACAGCAAGCCGTTTAAGCCTATACCTCAGAAGCTTAAGGATGCTTGAGAAGAAGAGGGTGGACGTCGCCTCATCAGAGGACATCACCGAGTTCCTCAATGTCTCGTCAGTCCAGTTCAGGAAGGACCTCTCTTATTTCGGCGGCTTCGGAAAGCGCGGTGTCGGCTATGGCACAAGCGCGCTTAAAAAAGAGATAGAAAAGATCCTCGGCACCGACATGGAGTGGAAGATCGCCATCGTTGGGACCGGCAAGCTCGGCTCAGCCCTCCTGGGATACCCCGGTTTCACGGAATTCAACCTACGGATCGCCGCCGCATTCGATAATGACCCCGAAAGGATAGGCAAGGTCCGCAAGGGCATAAAGATAGAGGATGCCAAGGTGATGAAAGGCATATTGAAGGAGAAGGGGATAAAGATAGCCATCCTCGCGGTCCCTGCCGATAAAGCGCAGGAAGTCGGCGAGGAACTCGCCGCTTGCGGCGTAAAAGCGATATTGAACTTCGCGCCTGTAAACCTCATGTTGCCCAAAAGGATCCCGGTCTCGAACGTAGATATGGCCTCAGAGCTTCAGGGCCTGATATATAAATTAAAAGGAGAACATGCATGA
- a CDS encoding radical SAM protein, producing the protein MKIVFIEPRSTEANVYSRISMPLLGPIYLGTILKARGHEVEIYNEDIFKPDYSKLEADLVGISILTSTAKRGYEIAAQFPREKVIMGGVHASLVPEEAIKYARQVVIGEAEEVIVDIAEGRTTEPIVKGRPVKDLDALPYPDFSLIKGDRSRCLATPISTSRGCPYDCSFCSVTKMFGREYRFRSAKNVMGELKDNKKSIFFCDDNFAAKPSRTYELLSLLIKDKIRGWSCQVRCDVTRDDKILELMSRAGCGSVCVGIESVNEKTLAAYDKKQTVAQIINAIRAFHKNRIKVHGMFVIGGDDDNIATVWETLKFAIKQKIDTIQMMALTPFPGTKVYKDLESQKRIFTKDWSLYDGQHFVFKPKLISAKELQLSVLKAYTEFYSLSRAFSLLLGLHIRNALHCLMGYSIVKEWKRNNRKFSWLSSAPV; encoded by the coding sequence GAGATATATAACGAGGACATATTCAAGCCGGATTACTCCAAATTGGAGGCGGACCTGGTAGGGATCTCGATCCTGACCTCGACCGCGAAACGCGGCTACGAGATAGCTGCCCAATTTCCCAGGGAAAAAGTGATAATGGGCGGAGTGCACGCCAGCCTTGTCCCGGAAGAGGCCATAAAATACGCAAGGCAGGTGGTCATCGGCGAGGCCGAAGAGGTCATCGTTGATATCGCCGAAGGCAGGACCACGGAGCCGATCGTGAAGGGGAGGCCCGTAAAGGACCTCGACGCCCTCCCATACCCGGATTTTTCGTTGATAAAGGGCGACAGGTCGCGCTGCCTGGCGACGCCCATTTCTACCTCGAGGGGCTGTCCTTACGACTGCAGTTTCTGCTCGGTCACGAAGATGTTCGGGCGCGAATACCGTTTCAGGAGCGCCAAGAACGTGATGGGAGAGTTAAAGGATAACAAGAAGTCGATATTTTTCTGTGATGACAATTTCGCGGCCAAGCCTTCGCGCACATACGAATTGCTAAGCCTCCTGATCAAGGACAAAATAAGGGGTTGGTCGTGCCAGGTCCGCTGTGATGTCACCAGGGACGACAAAATACTTGAACTCATGTCCAGGGCCGGCTGCGGCTCCGTATGCGTCGGTATCGAGTCGGTGAACGAGAAGACCCTTGCCGCCTACGACAAAAAGCAGACGGTGGCCCAGATAATAAACGCGATCAGAGCGTTCCATAAAAACAGGATCAAGGTCCACGGGATGTTCGTCATCGGCGGCGATGACGACAATATAGCGACCGTATGGGAGACGCTCAAATTCGCGATAAAACAGAAGATCGACACCATACAGATGATGGCGCTGACACCGTTCCCGGGGACAAAGGTCTACAAAGACCTCGAATCCCAGAAAAGGATATTCACCAAGGACTGGAGCCTCTATGACGGGCAGCATTTCGTATTCAAGCCCAAGCTCATATCCGCGAAAGAGCTGCAGTTAAGCGTACTTAAGGCGTACACGGAATTCTACTCGCTTTCCAGGGCGTTCTCCCTGCTGTTAGGGTTGCACATCAGGAATGCCTTGCACTGCCTAATGGGTTATTCCATCGTCAAAGAGTGGAAAAGGAACAACCGCAAGTTTTCGTGGTTGTCTTCCGCGCCGGTTTAA
- a CDS encoding NAD(P)H-dependent oxidoreductase subunit E — MKAALERDVDTKSLDRIIEKYKGGPGDVLCILEEAQELHRHKFLPRETLQYIAENLDLPASKIYSVATFYAFFNLKPQGEHSIIVCRGTACHTKGSKALLEHLEGILKIRGVFDEGESFYTTPDNKFTVRTVACFGQCALAPVVVIDGKIYVHMDTGRLSRMIKELSREGKKK, encoded by the coding sequence ATGAAAGCAGCTTTGGAGAGGGATGTAGATACGAAGTCGTTGGACAGGATAATCGAAAAATATAAGGGCGGGCCGGGCGATGTCCTCTGTATCCTCGAGGAGGCGCAGGAGCTCCACAGGCATAAATTCCTCCCGAGAGAGACGCTCCAATACATAGCCGAGAACCTCGACCTGCCGGCCTCGAAGATCTACAGCGTCGCCACTTTTTACGCATTTTTTAACCTTAAGCCGCAGGGCGAGCATTCGATAATAGTATGCAGGGGAACGGCCTGCCACACTAAGGGTTCGAAGGCGCTATTAGAGCACCTCGAAGGCATATTGAAGATAAGAGGGGTTTTTGACGAAGGCGAGTCGTTCTATACCACGCCCGACAACAAGTTCACGGTGAGGACGGTCGCCTGCTTCGGCCAGTGCGCGCTCGCGCCGGTCGTAGTCATTGACGGCAAAATATATGTCCATATGGACACGGGAAGATTATCAAGGATGATAAAAGAGCTCAGCCGGGAAGGAAAGAAGAAATGA
- the ychF gene encoding redox-regulated ATPase YchF, which yields MKIGIIGLPQTGKKTLFELLTNHKISEKDLASGKNIKSIAEIKDPRYDKLVALYKPKKQVRARIDIELLPKIEKDAITKGDIFKDIAETDAICHVVRAFKDDSVYHINGTVDPKRDIDSVNSELILHDLIFAEKRLEKLDLDLRKAKDEAKSKEREVVARVKTHIEKELPLRLLELKPEEKRVIASYPFVTLKEMILAVNVSEDDLKNKALLDDLKKKYEHLKIEVMLVSAKVESEIASLETEKEQQEFLSALGIEEPAINVLSRLCIQALNLISFFTVGEDEVRQWPVKRNSSAPEAAGAIHSDLQKGFIRAEVIKFADLERLGSEEKVKEAGKLYLKGKDYIVEDGDIINIRFNV from the coding sequence ATGAAGATCGGTATTATAGGCCTGCCCCAGACCGGCAAGAAGACCTTATTCGAACTGCTGACAAACCACAAGATCTCGGAGAAGGACCTTGCCTCAGGCAAGAACATCAAGAGTATAGCCGAGATCAAGGACCCCCGCTACGACAAGCTCGTCGCGCTCTATAAGCCCAAAAAACAGGTAAGGGCAAGGATAGATATAGAGCTCCTCCCCAAGATAGAAAAAGACGCCATAACCAAGGGCGACATCTTCAAGGACATCGCAGAGACCGACGCCATATGCCATGTGGTAAGGGCCTTTAAGGACGATTCGGTCTACCACATAAACGGCACGGTCGATCCCAAACGCGATATAGACAGCGTCAATTCCGAACTCATCCTCCACGACCTGATATTCGCGGAGAAACGCCTCGAGAAGCTGGACCTGGACCTCAGGAAAGCCAAAGACGAGGCCAAGTCGAAGGAGAGGGAGGTCGTGGCGCGCGTAAAAACCCACATAGAAAAAGAACTGCCCCTCAGGCTGCTAGAGCTTAAGCCCGAGGAGAAGAGGGTAATCGCCAGTTATCCTTTCGTGACATTAAAGGAGATGATACTGGCGGTAAATGTCTCGGAAGACGACCTTAAAAACAAGGCGCTCCTGGACGACCTCAAGAAAAAATATGAACATTTAAAAATAGAAGTGATGCTCGTCTCGGCCAAGGTCGAGTCGGAGATCGCCTCCCTCGAGACGGAGAAGGAGCAGCAGGAGTTCCTTTCCGCGCTCGGGATAGAGGAGCCGGCGATAAATGTGCTCAGCCGCCTCTGCATACAGGCGCTAAACCTCATATCGTTCTTCACGGTGGGCGAAGACGAGGTCCGGCAGTGGCCGGTAAAACGCAACTCATCGGCGCCGGAAGCGGCAGGAGCGATACACTCAGACCTGCAGAAAGGCTTTATCCGCGCCGAGGTCATCAAATTCGCGGACCTCGAAAGGCTCGGCAGCGAGGAGAAGGTCAAAGAAGCCGGCAAACTCTACCTCAAGGGCAAAGATTACATAGTAGAGGACGGCGATATAATAAACATAAGATTTAACGTCTAG